A single genomic interval of Mycolicibacterium holsaticum DSM 44478 = JCM 12374 harbors:
- a CDS encoding amidohydrolase family protein, which yields MPDERPPIIDAWVQPWLPETVAKMPSRNFTLADRMAHGARLRAGMPLETLIEEMDANGVSRALCSAGPLIPNDDVVQAVTRYPDRLVGVASVNPWSVDGVMPAVHELRRLVSEHGFKGLKLEPFILDKLPTEAQWYPLYAACVELDITLQIQVGGTGPSTYTSETGRPGHIDRIAIDFPELRIVAGHIGWPWTEEMIAVAAKHPNVYIDTSAHLPKYYPEAFTHFLRTYGRRKCIWASDWPILTFEAAMEGLPELALKPEVERLFRHDNAVEAFALRA from the coding sequence GTGGCTGCCGGAGACCGTCGCCAAGATGCCGTCGCGCAACTTCACCTTGGCCGACCGCATGGCCCACGGTGCCCGCCTGCGGGCCGGCATGCCGCTGGAGACGCTCATCGAGGAGATGGACGCCAACGGCGTCAGCCGGGCGTTGTGCTCGGCGGGCCCGCTGATACCGAATGACGATGTCGTGCAGGCGGTCACCCGGTATCCCGACCGGCTGGTCGGCGTCGCCAGCGTCAACCCGTGGTCGGTGGACGGGGTGATGCCCGCCGTGCACGAATTGCGCCGGCTGGTGTCCGAACACGGCTTCAAGGGGCTGAAACTCGAGCCGTTCATCCTCGACAAGCTGCCCACCGAGGCCCAGTGGTATCCGCTGTACGCCGCCTGCGTCGAACTCGACATCACGTTGCAGATCCAAGTCGGCGGAACCGGCCCGTCGACCTACACCTCCGAAACCGGTAGGCCGGGCCACATCGATCGGATCGCGATCGACTTTCCCGAACTGCGCATCGTCGCCGGGCACATCGGCTGGCCGTGGACCGAGGAGATGATCGCGGTGGCCGCCAAGCATCCCAACGTCTACATCGACACCAGCGCGCACCTGCCCAAGTACTACCCCGAAGCGTTCACCCACTTCCTGCGCACCTACGGCCGGCGCAAGTGCATCTGGGCCAGCGACTGGCCGATCCTCACCTTCGAGGCGGCGATGGAGGGCCTGCCGGAGCTGGCGCTCAAACCCGAGGTCGAACGCCTCTTCCGGCACGACAACGCGGTGGAGGCGTTCGCGCTACGCGCGTGA
- a CDS encoding acyl-CoA carboxylase subunit beta encodes MPVLATDVVASSAPYRRARTRMQTLLAEVTDLQNQVAQGFDASVQRHRDRGKLPVRERMALLVDRHGFILELSPLAGWGTTDPLGGGLVTAVAEICGRPVMVIGNDPTVRGGSLSPTSITKTLRAMDIAETNRLPVVTLVESGGADLDKQADIFVPGGEQFRRLTELSASGIPTVSIVFGSSTAGGAYLPGMSDYTIFVKDRGYAFLGGPPLVKMAIDEDVTDQELGGADMHARVSGLADYLAADEADAIRQARSLISRFAPAQSVPGGPAPVHDPDELLGIVPDDPKTPFDIREVIGRIVDGSMFDEFKPLYGPNLVTGWAELNGMPIGILANNGILFSPESQKGAQFIELCNQLATPILFIQNITGFMVGTAAEQGGIIKDGAKLINTVANSRVPHVTLMVGVSYGAGNYAMAGRAYRPRLVLTWPTHRIAVMGGRQLAGVMSIVRRRSATSRNLDFDDAADTTQRVKDEERIESESTALYATGRVWDDGIIDPRHSRAALTVAFAMSRRAEPAGARPVGGFGVFRF; translated from the coding sequence TTGCCGGTTCTCGCCACCGACGTCGTTGCCTCGAGCGCGCCCTACCGCCGGGCGCGGACGCGGATGCAGACGTTGCTCGCCGAGGTCACCGACCTGCAGAACCAGGTCGCACAGGGCTTCGACGCATCCGTTCAGCGGCACCGCGACCGGGGCAAACTGCCCGTGCGCGAACGTATGGCGCTTCTGGTGGACCGGCACGGCTTCATCCTCGAACTGTCTCCGCTGGCCGGTTGGGGCACCACCGATCCACTCGGCGGGGGCCTGGTCACCGCCGTCGCCGAAATCTGCGGCCGCCCGGTCATGGTCATCGGAAACGACCCCACCGTGCGCGGCGGATCGCTTTCGCCGACCTCGATCACCAAGACGTTGCGCGCGATGGACATCGCGGAGACCAACCGCCTTCCCGTCGTCACGCTGGTGGAGTCCGGTGGTGCCGACCTGGACAAGCAGGCCGACATCTTCGTTCCCGGCGGGGAACAGTTCCGTCGGCTCACCGAGTTATCGGCGTCCGGAATCCCCACGGTGTCAATCGTTTTCGGCTCATCGACAGCCGGCGGCGCGTACCTGCCGGGGATGAGCGACTACACCATCTTCGTCAAGGACCGCGGCTATGCGTTTCTCGGCGGCCCGCCGCTGGTGAAGATGGCAATCGACGAGGACGTCACCGACCAGGAACTCGGCGGCGCCGACATGCATGCCAGGGTCTCGGGGCTGGCCGATTACCTGGCCGCCGACGAGGCCGATGCGATCCGGCAGGCCCGCTCGTTGATCTCCCGGTTCGCCCCCGCCCAATCGGTTCCCGGCGGACCGGCGCCCGTCCACGATCCCGACGAACTGCTCGGCATCGTGCCCGACGATCCCAAGACGCCCTTCGACATCCGTGAGGTCATCGGGCGCATCGTCGACGGCTCGATGTTCGACGAGTTCAAACCGCTCTACGGACCCAACCTGGTGACCGGTTGGGCCGAGTTGAACGGCATGCCGATCGGCATCCTGGCCAACAACGGCATCCTGTTTTCCCCCGAATCCCAAAAGGGCGCCCAGTTCATCGAGCTGTGCAACCAGCTGGCCACCCCGATCCTGTTCATCCAGAACATCACCGGCTTCATGGTCGGCACCGCAGCCGAACAGGGCGGCATCATCAAGGACGGGGCGAAGCTGATCAACACGGTGGCCAACTCGCGGGTCCCCCACGTCACCCTGATGGTCGGTGTCAGCTACGGCGCGGGCAACTATGCGATGGCCGGCCGCGCCTACCGGCCACGTCTGGTGCTGACCTGGCCCACCCACCGCATCGCGGTGATGGGCGGCAGACAACTGGCCGGGGTGATGTCGATCGTGCGCCGGCGCTCGGCGACCTCGCGCAACCTCGACTTCGACGACGCGGCCGACACCACGCAGCGCGTCAAAGACGAGGAACGCATCGAATCCGAGTCCACCGCGCTGTACGCCACCGGCCGGGTCTGGGACGACGGCATCATCGACCCCCGCCACAGCCGCGCGGCGCTGACCGTCGCGTTCGCCATGTCCCGCCGCGCCGAACCCGCGGGTGCCCGCCCGGTGGGCGGCTTCGGCGTCTTCCGGTTCTAG
- a CDS encoding acetyl/propionyl/methylcrotonyl-CoA carboxylase subunit alpha, with amino-acid sequence MHRLLIANRGEVASRVARAARTLGVRTVAVYSDVDAGLPYLDDVDEAVRLPGQSAADTYLNIAAVLAAAHRTKCDAVHPGYGFLAESAEFAAAVAAAGLVFVGPPAECVAAMGSKVRAKDLARKASVPVLPDAVIGGQDPDLLESADRVGYPLLVKASAGGGGRGIRLVEKAADLSTAVASAQREAKASFGDETVFLERFLAGPRHIEVQIFGDTHGNVVHLGDRECSVQRRHQKLIEECPAILVDTELRSAMAVAAVRLAEEINYVGAGTCEFLVQGDEFFFLEMNTRLQVEHTVTEEVTGIDLVAMQLEIASGARLPVTQSEITFTGHAVQARVCAEDPYAGWLPSSGHVRRYWHPHDDGVRYEDGICSGVSISPHYDSMITKVIARGTSRNRAIRTLGDALGSLQLHGPATNIAVLQRILTDEEYERGAVTVNWLERRADLVAATPLPVHAVAAVVAAGVDSAETVWPLSPAWSNAPRPPAQCTLVDEHGTEYAVSYRPPAATGLLFDLFVVDDAEFTVRCLGRDGNRWRVEVDGVARVLQVSADGALASDGGTRVWVNGDAGQVAMRVAPRFTVSSIDSIVGGPTSPMPGTVQSVHVSAGQHVSAGDRLVVVEAMKMEHVIHASADAVVAKVLVEAGQAVAGGHLLVELEDRS; translated from the coding sequence GTGCATCGTTTGTTGATCGCCAACCGCGGCGAAGTGGCGAGCCGAGTGGCACGCGCGGCACGCACCCTCGGGGTCCGCACCGTGGCGGTGTACAGCGACGTCGACGCCGGGCTGCCCTACCTCGACGATGTCGACGAGGCGGTTCGGCTGCCCGGCCAGTCCGCCGCCGACACCTACCTGAACATCGCGGCGGTGCTGGCCGCCGCGCACCGCACGAAATGCGATGCGGTACACCCCGGTTACGGGTTTCTCGCCGAAAGCGCAGAGTTCGCCGCGGCCGTCGCGGCGGCGGGCCTGGTGTTCGTCGGGCCGCCTGCCGAGTGTGTCGCGGCGATGGGTTCCAAGGTGCGGGCCAAAGATCTGGCGCGCAAGGCGTCGGTGCCGGTGCTTCCCGACGCGGTGATCGGCGGCCAGGACCCCGATCTGCTGGAGTCGGCCGACCGTGTCGGCTATCCCCTGCTGGTCAAGGCCAGTGCGGGTGGTGGCGGGCGCGGAATCCGGCTCGTCGAGAAAGCAGCCGACCTGTCCACCGCGGTGGCCTCGGCCCAGCGTGAGGCGAAGGCGTCGTTCGGTGACGAAACCGTGTTCCTGGAACGCTTTCTCGCAGGACCCCGACACATCGAGGTTCAGATCTTCGGCGACACCCACGGCAACGTCGTCCATCTCGGTGACCGGGAATGCTCGGTGCAGCGCAGGCATCAGAAGCTCATCGAGGAATGTCCGGCGATCCTGGTCGACACCGAGTTGCGCTCCGCCATGGCGGTGGCGGCCGTCCGCCTTGCCGAGGAGATCAATTATGTCGGTGCGGGCACCTGCGAATTCCTGGTACAGGGCGACGAGTTCTTCTTCCTGGAGATGAACACCCGGCTTCAGGTCGAACACACGGTCACCGAGGAGGTCACCGGCATCGACCTGGTGGCGATGCAACTCGAAATCGCCTCAGGCGCCCGGCTGCCCGTCACCCAGTCCGAGATCACCTTCACCGGACACGCCGTGCAGGCGCGGGTGTGCGCCGAAGACCCGTACGCCGGGTGGCTGCCCAGTTCGGGGCATGTGCGCCGGTACTGGCATCCGCACGACGACGGCGTCCGTTACGAGGACGGGATCTGTTCGGGCGTGTCCATCAGCCCGCACTACGACTCGATGATCACCAAGGTCATCGCGCGCGGGACCTCCCGGAATCGGGCCATCCGGACGCTCGGCGACGCGTTGGGAAGCCTGCAACTGCACGGTCCGGCCACCAATATCGCGGTCCTGCAACGGATCCTCACCGACGAGGAGTACGAGCGCGGTGCGGTGACGGTGAACTGGCTGGAACGGCGCGCCGATCTGGTTGCGGCGACGCCACTTCCGGTGCACGCGGTGGCCGCGGTCGTCGCTGCCGGGGTCGACAGCGCGGAAACCGTGTGGCCGCTCTCGCCGGCGTGGTCGAACGCGCCGCGCCCACCGGCGCAGTGCACGCTGGTCGATGAGCACGGCACGGAGTACGCGGTGTCATACCGGCCGCCCGCCGCGACCGGTCTGCTGTTCGACCTGTTTGTGGTGGACGACGCCGAGTTCACGGTTCGTTGCCTGGGCCGGGACGGAAACCGTTGGCGCGTCGAGGTCGACGGTGTCGCCCGGGTGTTGCAGGTGAGCGCCGACGGTGCGCTTGCCTCGGATGGCGGGACGCGGGTCTGGGTCAACGGCGACGCCGGTCAGGTTGCGATGAGGGTCGCGCCGCGCTTCACCGTCTCGAGCATCGACAGCATCGTCGGCGGACCCACATCGCCGATGCCGGGCACCGTCCAGTCCGTGCACGTCTCGGCCGGCCAGCACGTTTCGGCCGGTGACCGGTTGGTCGTGGTGGAGGCCATGAAGATGGAGCACGTCATCCACGCGTCGGCCGACGCCGTGGTGGCCAAGGTGCTCGTCGAGGCCGGCCAGGCCGTGGCGGGCGGTCACCTTCTGGTCGAACTCGAGGACCGTTCGTGA
- a CDS encoding acyclic terpene utilization AtuA family protein — protein MSRPVRIANCSGFFGDRISAAAQLLDGPDPIDVLTGDWLAELTMSILAKSRGRGRAGYATTFITQLEQVLGRCRERGVKVVSNAGGIDPQGCADKVREIADRLGIAVCVAVVTGDDLTGRIDELRSAGETLRHLDTGEAWSRNSADVVAANAYLGGHAITAGLHAGADVVITGRVADAAVVSGVAAWWHGWSADDFDALAGATVAGHTIECGTQASGGNLAFFGDVADLTEPGFPIAEIASDGSSVITKQPGTGGAVTVDTVTAQLLYEIAGPRYPVPDVVARFDTVRLRQLGPDRVQISATHGEPAPATAKALLTYPGGFRNAMTVAITGANRRAKAELAERAVWAQVRGGRERFAESVVEVIGAKLNSDAPDDQSYLRISVADADAATTGREFSSAVVATALGSFPGLYLTTPPGSATEFMMGWPTLIDASHLRARVRVDDRDVDVSVPTRTQPVAADEARTALAGNDLPGTELTTVRIGTYVGARSGDKGGNANLGLWVRDERDMPLLEYLTDPDRLTTLLPELAPHEIRVYALPNLLAFNVVIVGLLGNGVAASLREDPQAKSLGERFRAVRARVPSTLVPQLISTEA, from the coding sequence GTGAGCCGCCCGGTCCGAATCGCGAACTGCTCGGGTTTCTTCGGCGACCGGATCAGCGCGGCCGCGCAGCTGCTGGACGGGCCCGACCCGATCGACGTGCTCACCGGCGACTGGCTCGCCGAGTTGACCATGTCGATTCTGGCCAAGAGCCGCGGCCGCGGCCGGGCCGGCTACGCCACCACGTTCATCACCCAGCTCGAACAGGTGCTCGGCCGGTGCCGTGAGCGCGGCGTCAAGGTGGTGTCCAACGCCGGCGGTATCGACCCGCAGGGCTGCGCCGACAAGGTGCGCGAGATCGCCGACCGGCTCGGTATCGCGGTGTGCGTCGCCGTCGTCACCGGCGATGACTTGACCGGCCGGATCGACGAATTGCGCTCGGCGGGTGAGACATTGCGGCATCTCGACACCGGGGAGGCCTGGTCGAGAAACAGCGCCGACGTGGTCGCCGCGAACGCCTACCTGGGCGGGCACGCGATCACCGCCGGGTTGCACGCGGGCGCCGACGTGGTGATCACCGGACGTGTCGCGGACGCCGCGGTGGTATCGGGGGTCGCCGCATGGTGGCACGGCTGGAGCGCCGATGACTTCGACGCGCTGGCCGGCGCCACCGTCGCAGGCCACACCATCGAGTGCGGCACCCAGGCCAGCGGCGGCAACCTCGCGTTCTTCGGCGACGTTGCCGACCTCACCGAGCCCGGTTTCCCGATCGCCGAGATCGCCTCTGACGGAAGCAGCGTCATCACCAAACAGCCGGGCACGGGCGGTGCGGTGACGGTGGACACGGTCACCGCTCAGCTGCTGTACGAGATCGCAGGCCCCCGCTATCCCGTGCCCGACGTGGTGGCACGTTTCGACACTGTGCGGTTGCGCCAGTTGGGGCCCGACCGGGTTCAGATCTCCGCGACGCACGGGGAGCCCGCCCCCGCGACGGCGAAAGCCCTGCTGACCTACCCGGGCGGCTTCCGTAACGCGATGACGGTGGCCATCACCGGCGCCAACCGCCGCGCCAAGGCGGAGTTGGCCGAACGCGCCGTGTGGGCGCAGGTCCGGGGCGGGCGCGAACGGTTCGCCGAATCGGTGGTCGAAGTCATTGGTGCGAAACTGAACTCGGATGCTCCAGACGACCAGAGCTATCTGCGCATCTCGGTAGCCGACGCGGACGCCGCGACCACGGGCCGCGAGTTCTCGTCGGCGGTGGTGGCCACCGCGCTCGGCAGCTTTCCCGGCCTGTACCTGACGACACCACCTGGGTCGGCGACGGAGTTCATGATGGGCTGGCCCACCCTGATCGACGCATCGCACCTGCGGGCGCGGGTCCGCGTCGACGACCGGGACGTCGACGTTTCCGTCCCCACCCGAACCCAGCCGGTGGCTGCCGATGAGGCCCGGACAGCGTTGGCGGGCAACGACTTGCCCGGCACAGAGCTTACGACGGTTCGGATCGGCACCTACGTCGGTGCGCGTTCGGGCGACAAGGGCGGCAACGCCAACCTCGGCCTGTGGGTACGGGACGAACGGGACATGCCGTTGCTCGAATACCTGACCGACCCGGACCGGCTCACCACACTGCTGCCCGAACTCGCGCCCCACGAGATCCGCGTCTACGCGCTGCCCAACCTGCTGGCGTTCAACGTCGTCATCGTCGGGCTGCTCGGCAACGGCGTCGCGGCATCGCTGCGCGAAGACCCGCAAGCCAAGAGCCTGGGCGAGCGATTCCGCGCGGTCCGGGCCCGGGTGCCCAGCACCCTGGTGCCACAACTCATCTCGACGGAGGCCTGA
- a CDS encoding acyl-CoA dehydrogenase family protein: MQFSQDHDLFRTSVREMLARTVAPRYEEWENAGRFPAHELFPEFAKLGLLGLQYDPAYGGEGADHWFTVIACEEFGRLPGNGIPMAYNVQANMATPSLHKHGSDELKREYLVPAISGEQICSIAVTEPDAGSDVAGIRTRAVRDGADWLITGAKTYITNGVQGDWLCLLVRTSDEGGYRGMSQVIVPTKSPGLTVSRSLAKLGNWCSDTAELTFDRVRVPVANTIGEIGRGFQQQMEQFQTERISAVYQAVGQMETAIELTVDYLQQRPAFGARLIDNQYLQYTLAELACEVDALKRYAHSCAELIVAGADVTRRTSSAKLLAGKLIRRVADTCLQYHGGMGYMAETWTSRFFRDSRLLSIGGGADEVMLRVLARDLISKQFFDDHEKSQKAGRP; this comes from the coding sequence ATGCAGTTCAGCCAGGACCATGACCTCTTCCGCACCAGCGTGCGCGAGATGCTGGCCAGGACCGTCGCGCCGCGCTACGAGGAATGGGAGAACGCGGGACGCTTTCCCGCCCACGAACTTTTCCCGGAGTTCGCCAAGCTGGGCCTGCTCGGTCTGCAGTACGACCCGGCGTACGGCGGGGAGGGTGCCGACCATTGGTTCACCGTCATCGCATGCGAGGAGTTCGGCCGGCTGCCGGGCAACGGAATTCCGATGGCCTACAACGTACAGGCGAACATGGCCACCCCTTCGCTGCACAAGCACGGCAGCGACGAACTCAAGCGGGAGTACCTGGTACCCGCGATTTCCGGCGAACAGATCTGTTCGATCGCGGTGACCGAACCGGACGCCGGTTCCGACGTCGCGGGCATTCGCACCAGGGCCGTCCGCGACGGCGCCGACTGGCTGATCACCGGCGCCAAGACCTACATCACCAACGGTGTCCAGGGCGACTGGCTGTGCCTGTTGGTGCGCACCTCCGACGAGGGCGGTTACCGCGGGATGAGCCAGGTGATCGTTCCCACCAAGAGCCCGGGCCTGACCGTCAGCCGATCACTGGCCAAACTCGGCAACTGGTGCTCTGACACCGCCGAGTTGACCTTCGACCGGGTCCGGGTTCCGGTAGCCAACACCATCGGCGAGATCGGGCGGGGATTTCAGCAGCAGATGGAACAATTCCAGACCGAACGCATCAGCGCCGTGTATCAAGCTGTCGGCCAGATGGAAACCGCGATCGAGCTCACCGTCGACTACCTCCAGCAGCGACCCGCGTTCGGCGCCAGGCTCATCGACAACCAGTACCTGCAGTACACCCTGGCCGAGCTGGCCTGTGAGGTCGACGCGCTCAAACGGTACGCGCACTCCTGCGCCGAGCTCATCGTCGCGGGCGCCGACGTCACCCGCCGCACCAGCAGCGCGAAACTGCTGGCCGGAAAGTTGATTCGCCGGGTGGCCGACACCTGCCTGCAGTATCACGGAGGCATGGGTTACATGGCCGAGACCTGGACGTCGCGGTTTTTCCGGGACTCCCGGTTGCTGTCCATCGGCGGTGGCGCCGACGAGGTGATGCTGCGGGTACTGGCCCGCGATCTGATCAGCAAGCAGTTCTTCGACGACCACGAGAAATCACAGAAAGCAGGCCGACCATGA
- a CDS encoding enoyl-CoA hydratase/isomerase family protein, whose product MTTTESTSAAQQSTDRVRLDKDHHSHIARITICNPQKKNAMAPEDCELMGRYLDDIAEDDAIKVVLVRGEGGVFTTGVDLNRAYGWYDTPGDDRRPSQRRRLAVDRKGQRMFHDFIGFPKATIVQVESYALGLGLELALAADLAVVSRQAKIGMPAARFLGPVLGNVALFMHRLGPVVARDLMLTGRTATGAEFESAKLFTRFVDEQDVAAETEALAALVAKMPADGLAIAKEAYRLVEASSALGLEETTAYLFHSYGTNLRFEPDEFNFVKERAKSGTSEAFRKRDEHYGTGSAQ is encoded by the coding sequence ATGACCACAACGGAATCCACATCCGCTGCGCAACAAAGCACCGATCGGGTGCGGTTGGACAAGGACCACCACAGCCACATCGCGCGGATCACGATCTGCAACCCGCAGAAGAAGAACGCGATGGCGCCCGAGGACTGCGAGCTGATGGGCCGCTACCTCGACGACATCGCCGAGGACGACGCGATCAAGGTGGTGCTCGTCAGGGGCGAGGGCGGCGTCTTCACCACCGGCGTCGACCTCAACCGGGCGTACGGCTGGTACGACACCCCCGGGGACGACCGCCGGCCCAGCCAACGGCGCCGGCTGGCCGTGGACCGCAAGGGCCAGCGGATGTTTCACGATTTCATCGGGTTCCCCAAGGCCACCATCGTGCAGGTCGAGTCCTACGCGCTGGGTCTGGGCCTGGAACTCGCACTGGCCGCGGACCTTGCCGTGGTATCGCGCCAGGCCAAGATCGGCATGCCTGCCGCGCGGTTCCTCGGACCGGTGCTCGGCAACGTGGCGTTGTTCATGCACCGGTTGGGTCCCGTCGTCGCGCGCGACCTCATGTTGACCGGCCGCACGGCCACCGGCGCGGAGTTCGAGTCCGCCAAGCTGTTCACCCGGTTCGTCGACGAGCAGGACGTCGCCGCGGAGACGGAGGCGCTGGCTGCGCTGGTCGCCAAAATGCCCGCGGACGGCCTCGCGATCGCCAAGGAGGCCTACCGTCTGGTGGAGGCGAGTTCGGCGCTCGGACTGGAGGAGACCACCGCGTACCTGTTCCACAGTTACGGCACGAACCTCCGGTTCGAACCCGACGAGTTCAACTTCGTCAAGGAACGCGCCAAGAGCGGAACCAGCGAGGCGTTCCGCAAGCGCGACGAGCACTACGGGACGGGGTCGGCGCAGTGA
- a CDS encoding SDR family oxidoreductase has protein sequence MTAQTYARTLPDKVLVIGGSRGIGRSAVVQLAAAGIACAIGYVENDAAAEETQNLAADTGGPRPVLVRGDLGTDPAGLVDAAVEALGGLGGLVTTAVPIVAGRTLKVTREEYDRVFDVQVWGLWEAIRTALPELEKVGGAVVAVSSLGANHYARYYGAIGPAKAAMENLVRYFGAELGPRGVRVNGISPSLVDNPGHGGEDIIAGVADMQAAVAQKTPLRRLGHPDELASVIVSLLSSDFRFVTGLTIPVDGGYSLLA, from the coding sequence GTGACGGCGCAGACGTACGCACGCACGCTGCCCGACAAGGTTCTCGTCATCGGCGGCAGCCGCGGGATCGGTCGCAGCGCCGTGGTCCAACTGGCCGCAGCGGGGATCGCCTGCGCGATCGGCTACGTCGAAAACGATGCGGCGGCAGAGGAAACACAGAATCTGGCCGCCGACACCGGCGGCCCGCGGCCCGTGCTCGTGCGCGGTGACCTCGGCACGGACCCGGCCGGGCTGGTGGACGCGGCCGTCGAAGCGTTGGGCGGTCTGGGGGGACTGGTGACCACCGCGGTGCCCATCGTCGCCGGGCGCACCCTGAAGGTGACCCGCGAAGAATACGACCGGGTATTCGACGTCCAGGTATGGGGGCTGTGGGAGGCGATCCGCACCGCGCTACCCGAACTCGAGAAGGTCGGCGGGGCAGTGGTGGCGGTCAGCAGCCTCGGCGCCAACCACTATGCCCGCTACTACGGCGCCATCGGCCCGGCGAAGGCGGCAATGGAGAACCTCGTCCGCTACTTCGGCGCCGAGTTGGGGCCGCGCGGGGTGCGGGTCAACGGTATCTCTCCGTCCCTGGTGGACAACCCCGGCCACGGCGGCGAGGACATCATCGCCGGCGTCGCCGACATGCAGGCGGCCGTCGCGCAGAAAACCCCGCTGCGCCGGCTGGGGCACCCCGACGAACTCGCCTCGGTCATCGTCTCGCTGTTGTCCAGCGACTTCCGGTTCGTCACCGGGCTCACCATCCCCGTCGACGGTGGCTACAGCCTGCTGGCCTGA
- a CDS encoding acyl-CoA dehydrogenase family protein, with protein sequence MQFRLTAGERELRDRLRGAIDEFSADDMAAMRAEMAELESDRQAPTLFNPWLVRQNVIGLGWPEPSGRPASQTERFVAHEELDSAGLPTYGLEQAEAVGWMLATFGPQDLAAEHLPRILDASWSYAGGYSEPEAGSDMLALRTKAFRTPAGDFVVDGQKMWTSGAHLADWIFTLVRTDPDSTRHRGLSLLMIDAHAPGVTIQPVRVMGGWRVNACFFDTVSVPARNLIGDEGKAWTMMSQALDMERSMSFGGREARLLLARYLDRVGAQGADLDEAAYRQIGEFLVDLQAERLLGQQVVALGARGEAASGEASMSKLHGPAVAQRVAQWLVDALGPNAYTRDSGDPLAEDAEHFLRASTVLSIIGGTSEIQRNIIAQRWLGLPRG encoded by the coding sequence ATGCAATTTCGGCTCACCGCAGGTGAACGCGAGCTGCGCGACCGGCTGCGCGGCGCGATCGACGAGTTCAGCGCCGACGATATGGCCGCGATGCGCGCGGAAATGGCCGAGTTGGAAAGTGACCGGCAGGCTCCCACCTTGTTCAACCCGTGGTTGGTGCGTCAGAACGTCATCGGGTTGGGCTGGCCCGAACCGTCGGGGCGTCCGGCGTCGCAGACCGAGCGGTTTGTCGCGCACGAGGAACTGGATTCGGCCGGGCTGCCGACATACGGCCTGGAGCAGGCCGAAGCGGTCGGCTGGATGTTGGCGACATTCGGGCCGCAAGACCTTGCCGCAGAACATCTTCCCCGTATTCTCGATGCATCGTGGAGCTACGCTGGCGGCTACAGTGAGCCCGAGGCGGGCAGCGACATGCTTGCGCTGCGCACCAAGGCCTTTCGGACGCCCGCCGGTGACTTCGTCGTCGACGGGCAGAAGATGTGGACGTCCGGCGCACACCTGGCGGACTGGATCTTCACCCTGGTGCGCACCGATCCCGACAGCACCCGCCATCGCGGCCTGTCGCTGTTGATGATCGACGCCCATGCCCCCGGAGTGACCATCCAACCGGTGCGAGTGATGGGCGGATGGCGGGTCAACGCCTGCTTTTTCGACACGGTGTCGGTTCCGGCGCGCAACCTGATCGGCGACGAAGGCAAGGCCTGGACGATGATGTCGCAGGCACTGGACATGGAACGCTCGATGAGCTTCGGCGGGCGTGAAGCCCGGCTGCTGCTGGCCCGCTACCTCGACCGGGTCGGCGCCCAAGGTGCCGACCTCGACGAGGCCGCCTACCGCCAGATCGGCGAGTTTCTGGTGGACCTGCAGGCCGAGCGTCTGCTCGGCCAGCAGGTGGTCGCGCTCGGTGCCCGCGGCGAGGCCGCCAGCGGCGAGGCGTCGATGAGCAAGTTGCACGGCCCCGCGGTCGCGCAGCGAGTTGCGCAGTGGCTGGTCGACGCGCTGGGTCCGAACGCCTACACCCGCGACAGCGGCGACCCGCTGGCCGAGGACGCCGAGCACTTTCTGCGGGCATCGACGGTCCTGTCGATCATCGGTGGTACCAGCGAGATTCAGCGCAACATCATCGCGCAACGCTGGCTCGGGCTGCCGCGAGGTTGA